From a region of the Paenibacillus lutimineralis genome:
- a CDS encoding YheC/YheD family protein, translated as MSLTFGNVHFTQQPQRVVYVSGSLMKNLKLSGKKSVHLRFGGERVPATVKSINKTGKHLYLATGVRKGIKIPKAGGVFLRAQEGEVQIGPLIGVLSDGSTSSSTHPFGSRTGFIKQLLTMGSKQSYIFAFTPKDINWTNETINGFFLGENGRFSRKKVPLPDVVYNRLPSRRAETTNSINQLRERFIRRKIPFFNWSFFNKSDIYRLLERDTLANRFVPESINSPSPEQIKELLDRHALIYYKPSSGSLGNGIYRLSHVAKNGYYARYRKNGRNALLRFNSFGSLMRTLQARHGRALRGYVAQQGIRLIEIDGCPIDFRFHMHKNGRNQWVVVGIGAKKAGKGSVTTHLKNGGSLLTPEQALGRAFGARADDVLRNAKVAAINLAESIEAHHQHLLGEIGFDIGIDKDERVWMFEANAKPGRSIFKHPSLRAEGRASIEHILEHCLYLSKFRRRDG; from the coding sequence ATGAGTTTGACTTTTGGCAACGTCCATTTCACGCAGCAGCCTCAACGGGTCGTCTACGTGTCCGGCTCCTTAATGAAAAACCTGAAGCTGTCGGGAAAAAAGTCGGTCCACCTCAGATTCGGCGGAGAACGAGTTCCCGCTACAGTCAAGTCCATTAACAAAACAGGAAAACATCTATACCTGGCCACTGGAGTTCGCAAAGGAATTAAAATTCCGAAGGCAGGCGGGGTGTTCCTTCGTGCTCAGGAAGGCGAGGTCCAGATCGGTCCGCTCATCGGCGTACTATCCGATGGTTCAACCTCGTCCTCGACCCATCCCTTCGGGTCCAGAACCGGCTTCATCAAGCAATTGCTGACGATGGGCAGCAAGCAGTCCTACATCTTCGCCTTCACACCGAAAGATATCAATTGGACCAACGAGACAATCAATGGATTCTTCCTCGGTGAGAACGGGCGCTTCTCGCGCAAGAAAGTACCGTTACCTGATGTTGTCTACAACCGGTTGCCAAGCCGCCGTGCAGAGACGACGAATTCCATCAATCAACTGCGTGAGCGATTTATCCGCCGTAAAATCCCGTTCTTCAACTGGAGCTTCTTCAATAAATCCGATATCTATCGCTTGCTGGAGAGAGATACGCTGGCCAATCGTTTCGTTCCTGAATCGATCAATAGTCCTTCACCGGAACAAATTAAAGAGCTGCTGGATCGTCACGCACTCATCTACTATAAACCGAGCAGCGGCAGTCTTGGCAACGGCATTTACCGTCTGTCGCATGTGGCGAAGAACGGATATTATGCAAGGTACCGCAAGAACGGGCGCAACGCCCTGCTGCGCTTCAACTCCTTCGGCAGCCTGATGCGTACGCTCCAGGCGAGGCACGGACGCGCCTTGCGCGGCTATGTCGCCCAGCAGGGAATTCGGCTGATAGAGATCGATGGTTGCCCGATCGATTTCAGATTCCATATGCATAAGAATGGCCGCAACCAATGGGTCGTCGTGGGCATTGGCGCCAAGAAGGCGGGTAAGGGCAGCGTTACGACACATCTGAAGAACGGCGGCTCACTGTTAACCCCAGAGCAGGCCCTCGGAAGAGCCTTTGGCGCAAGAGCGGATGATGTACTTAGAAATGCCAAGGTAGCCGCAATTAACCTCGCCGAATCGATCGAGGCCCACCACCAGCATCTGCTCGGAGAGATCGGATTCGACATCGGGATCGATAAGGACGAACGGGTCTGGATGTTCGAAGCGAATGCCAAGCCGGGAAGATCGATATTCAAGCATCCCTCTCTCCGCGCAGAAGGCAGAGCCTCTATTGAGCATATTTTGGAACATTGCTTGTATCTGAGCAAATTCCGGAGGAGGGATGGCTAA
- a CDS encoding YheC/YheD family protein: MSHLLADQKPVIAILTVHDKEKQFRGNRANFRDLVKTGRELDFPVYILTTKDLKLSAKKVQGYSYSPEEKIWKKLWFPLPHVIYNRIPLREDENKPQVKRKIDECVKHHSIQLFNPYFFNKWRLFDWLKKNRSTRSLVPDTKRMRSPRTLFNMLRQYRSLYLKPESGKAGKGIMLLKYNPDSPKPYQLTIQGTRKKNVIYATDNVATMWRRIRVETIRVPYIMQQGIPLTSYMDRHFDLRLLVQKTGKGVWSVTGVGARLAGPHRITTHVPQGGSVEEPEKLLSPTFGSDMTTFLISRLKSSALLIAKQVERGCGHTLGEMSMDLGIDTEGKIWFFEANAKPMKFDEPHIRRKSLERVFHFSNYLAHQDK, encoded by the coding sequence ATGAGTCATCTTTTAGCTGACCAGAAGCCTGTCATAGCCATACTCACAGTACATGACAAAGAAAAACAATTCAGAGGGAACCGCGCCAACTTTCGCGATCTTGTGAAGACAGGCAGGGAGCTTGATTTCCCTGTCTATATTCTCACAACCAAGGATTTGAAATTGTCAGCGAAAAAGGTGCAAGGCTATTCCTATAGCCCAGAGGAGAAAATCTGGAAGAAGCTATGGTTCCCCCTACCCCATGTCATATATAACCGGATTCCGTTACGTGAAGACGAGAATAAGCCGCAAGTAAAACGTAAAATCGACGAATGTGTCAAGCATCACTCCATTCAATTGTTCAACCCGTACTTCTTCAATAAATGGCGCCTGTTCGACTGGCTGAAGAAGAACCGCTCAACCCGCAGTCTCGTTCCGGATACGAAGAGAATGCGCTCTCCAAGGACATTGTTCAATATGCTAAGACAATACAGAAGCCTGTATTTGAAACCCGAGAGTGGTAAAGCCGGTAAAGGCATTATGCTGCTGAAATATAATCCCGACAGTCCTAAACCTTATCAGTTAACGATCCAGGGTACCCGGAAGAAAAATGTAATCTATGCCACCGACAATGTTGCAACTATGTGGCGGAGAATTAGAGTTGAGACGATTCGTGTGCCTTACATTATGCAGCAAGGCATTCCGCTTACTTCCTACATGGACCGTCATTTTGATCTGAGATTGCTGGTGCAGAAGACAGGAAAAGGCGTATGGAGTGTAACTGGGGTCGGCGCCCGCCTGGCCGGGCCACATCGGATTACAACCCATGTTCCACAAGGGGGAAGCGTAGAGGAGCCCGAGAAGTTGCTAAGTCCGACCTTCGGCTCTGATATGACCACCTTCCTGATCAGTCGGCTTAAATCGAGCGCCCTTCTTATCGCCAAGCAGGTGGAGCGGGGCTGTGGTCATACGTTGGGGGAGATGTCTATGGATCTTGGGATCGATACAGAGGGCAAGATCTGGTTCTTCGAGGCGAACGCCAAACCGATGAAATTTGATGAGCCCCATATTCGTAGAAAGTCACTGGAACGTGTCTTCCATTTCAGCAATTATCTAGCACATCAGGACAAATAA
- a CDS encoding GNAT family N-acetyltransferase encodes MDWLTLKPDNEMDWKRKQSDILAFINRYAGKRLYRNVYHGLLKLSYRDLSKPGTLLQLVTVQAEDGPRIAAFSGATGYGRELCIVVVHPLYRGIGLGTALLKQQLAALGSLTCRIALDDIGALQMGFRTGLCAKGLIKIHGGKRGLLLQEPLQNPMLGLSESNGKQESAANLAQRR; translated from the coding sequence ATGGATTGGTTAACTCTGAAGCCTGACAACGAAATGGACTGGAAAAGAAAACAAAGCGACATTCTGGCATTTATCAATAGGTATGCCGGCAAGCGGTTGTACCGAAATGTCTACCATGGGCTGCTGAAGCTCAGCTACCGGGATCTCAGCAAGCCGGGTACATTATTACAACTGGTCACAGTCCAGGCAGAAGACGGCCCGAGAATTGCTGCTTTCTCCGGCGCAACAGGATATGGCCGGGAGCTCTGCATCGTCGTGGTCCACCCTTTGTATCGCGGGATCGGTCTTGGAACGGCCTTGCTCAAGCAGCAACTTGCCGCCCTCGGCTCGCTGACCTGTCGGATTGCACTTGATGATATCGGCGCTCTGCAGATGGGATTCCGGACCGGACTCTGTGCCAAAGGCTTGATAAAAATCCATGGTGGCAAACGCGGGCTGCTCCTGCAGGAACCATTACAGAATCCTATGCTTGGGCTATCAGAGTCTAACGGAAAACAGGAATCTGCCGCCAACCTCGCTCAAAGAAGGTGA
- a CDS encoding YheC/YheD family protein codes for MAQPVLGILTLYLNNKKQLEERHIYQRMISEGQKLGLDVFVFTPMDVDSKKNMIHALIYDPRKRKWSRKWRNFPHMIYDRCRIQRSIRFEQLKIFRARYRNMTFLNRPLRDKWTVYQTLLHKSRFCPYLPDTVLFHNSANVYSMLKSYPTIYIKPINGTGGRGILRVEKLGKDTFYIQGRRLNRKIIPAQKVHKSRLVPYLVGWKGDKRFVVQQGIQIELPSGRVHDYRMLVQKNGQGEWDVTGCAGRVGPPRSITSNLHGGGQAVPMDTLLLQIAPTEEKRLEIRNTAEKLSVETAAYLEESYGALCELALDLAIDKNGKIFILEVNPKPAREVFIQSGDPEAYHRSIVRPLEYALWVYKHKVAPS; via the coding sequence GTGGCACAACCCGTTCTTGGCATTTTGACATTGTATTTGAATAATAAGAAACAGCTTGAGGAAAGGCACATCTACCAACGAATGATCTCCGAAGGACAGAAGCTCGGATTAGATGTGTTTGTTTTTACCCCTATGGATGTTGACTCTAAGAAGAATATGATTCACGCTCTTATCTATGATCCCAGAAAGCGGAAATGGTCGCGCAAATGGCGGAACTTCCCGCATATGATCTACGACCGCTGCCGGATTCAGCGCAGCATACGCTTCGAGCAATTAAAAATATTTCGCGCCCGATACAGAAATATGACTTTTTTGAATCGTCCGCTCCGGGATAAATGGACCGTATATCAAACCTTGTTGCACAAGTCGAGATTTTGTCCCTATCTGCCCGACACAGTACTATTTCACAATTCGGCTAACGTCTATTCAATGCTCAAAAGCTATCCGACCATTTATATCAAACCGATCAATGGTACTGGGGGAAGAGGCATATTGAGGGTAGAAAAGTTAGGTAAGGATACCTTCTATATTCAAGGAAGAAGACTGAATCGCAAGATCATCCCTGCCCAGAAGGTTCATAAATCGCGGCTCGTTCCCTATCTAGTCGGTTGGAAGGGAGATAAGCGCTTCGTTGTCCAACAGGGGATTCAAATTGAGCTACCGAGTGGCAGGGTTCATGATTACCGCATGCTAGTGCAGAAGAATGGGCAGGGCGAATGGGACGTAACCGGATGTGCCGGACGCGTCGGCCCTCCCCGCAGCATCACCTCCAATCTGCATGGCGGAGGTCAGGCGGTGCCAATGGATACGCTGCTGTTGCAAATTGCCCCGACTGAAGAGAAGCGCTTGGAAATTCGCAATACTGCCGAGAAGCTGAGCGTTGAGACCGCGGCGTATCTGGAAGAATCATATGGTGCCCTCTGCGAGCTAGCCCTCGACCTAGCCATCGATAAGAATGGCAAAATATTTATTCTTGAGGTCAATCCCAAGCCCGCGCGAGAGGTGTTCATCCAATCCGGAGATCCTGAGGCTTATCATCGCTCGATTGTCAGGCCATTGGAATATGCACTATGGGTCTATAAACATAAAGTCGCCCCTTCTTAA
- a CDS encoding HAD family hydrolase: MEQTESRLTKPEAMIFDMDGTLFMTETLLLPAYHRMFDQLREEKLYMGETPPEHVILGCLGMLLDDIWKKVIPDASEAARQRANELLLELQLEDLQKHHSKLYPGVLKTLIELNKRGVKLFVASNGLEHYVKGVARAHEIFPLFEALYSAGEYETASKVDLVKLLLDNHHIHNAWMVGDRSSDVEAGKKNGQTVIGCAYAGFGNGQELEGADRLIADFTELLKLYDHATAD, from the coding sequence ATGGAGCAAACAGAGAGTAGACTGACGAAGCCGGAGGCGATGATCTTCGATATGGATGGGACGCTGTTCATGACGGAGACATTATTGTTACCAGCGTATCATCGCATGTTCGACCAACTGCGGGAAGAGAAGCTGTATATGGGGGAGACACCGCCTGAGCACGTCATTCTTGGTTGCCTTGGCATGCTGCTTGATGATATCTGGAAGAAAGTCATTCCCGATGCTAGCGAGGCTGCCCGTCAGCGGGCAAATGAGTTACTACTCGAACTGCAGCTGGAGGATTTACAGAAGCATCATTCGAAGCTGTATCCAGGTGTACTGAAGACGCTAATCGAGCTGAACAAGCGAGGGGTTAAACTGTTCGTAGCCAGTAATGGACTAGAGCACTATGTAAAAGGAGTAGCCAGAGCTCATGAGATTTTCCCGCTATTTGAAGCTCTATATAGTGCTGGTGAATATGAGACAGCATCCAAGGTGGATCTAGTGAAGCTGCTGCTCGACAATCATCATATACATAATGCCTGGATGGTAGGAGATCGCTCCTCGGATGTAGAGGCCGGCAAGAAGAATGGACAGACCGTCATTGGCTGTGCCTATGCCGGCTTCGGGAACGGGCAGGAGCTGGAAGGGGCGGATCGGTTGATTGCGGACTTTACCGAGCTGCTGAAACTGTATGATCATGCAACTGCAGATTAA
- a CDS encoding NusG domain II-containing protein, with amino-acid sequence MIHRTFKQGDLVLIAVVLSIALLIIGARWITGSSEATVKPTGHYYATIKVDNEIYKTVELTSETQYVEVRTSRGYDQLKIHDYGIEVVESDCPQKICFTFGHITKPGDVIICLPLRMIIEVEGHAPESGTEIDAEVY; translated from the coding sequence ATGATTCATCGTACCTTTAAGCAAGGCGACCTCGTGCTGATCGCCGTCGTACTGTCCATCGCTCTCCTCATCATCGGTGCAAGATGGATTACGGGCAGCTCCGAAGCAACTGTTAAGCCAACGGGACATTACTATGCCACAATTAAAGTGGACAATGAAATCTACAAAACAGTAGAACTCACTTCCGAGACGCAATATGTCGAGGTGCGAACTTCGCGCGGATATGATCAGCTCAAGATCCATGACTATGGCATCGAGGTTGTCGAATCCGACTGCCCGCAGAAGATTTGCTTCACCTTCGGACATATTACGAAACCGGGAGATGTGATTATCTGCTTACCTTTGCGGATGATTATTGAAGTAGAAGGACATGCCCCCGAGTCAGGGACGGAGATTGATGCAGAGGTCTATTAA
- a CDS encoding sensor histidine kinase codes for MLKNKVGMKLGFVIIAVFIVVLSILGVTIDRMFSNFYTSEMSTEVDELATHFAMMAQTPDAPTEEMLLKFADFSNVSIFYVNKDGKVQDYSGEEELADASFIHQGDIKTIFSGQTIRLKYESASGNRYFVTAKPIVKEQAGESQVMSALYVLSSSKHMDDSVVAMRRLLVLSGIGAFLLALGITWIVAHLLSRPLLQMQQATRKIAVGELETRLNISRDDEIGSLASAINNLAEDLQNYRDTRQEFLANISHELRTPITYLEGYSKVIKERLYSTEEERDQYLDVLHQEAKRLQHLVDDLFELSKMEEGKISLSLEWIDLTEVIDNAVHKLQLKASDKGLALSTNLNRSTSWVYGDGLRMEQVILNLLENSVRYTEQGEISIMLDQTDSYVFVTVKDTGIGIAAEELPYVFERFYRVEKSRSRQHGGTGLGLSIAKKLVELQGGEIFVNSRLGEGTSFEIRFKLEEQGGSI; via the coding sequence ATGCTAAAAAATAAAGTTGGAATGAAGCTCGGCTTTGTGATCATCGCTGTGTTTATCGTCGTACTGAGCATTCTTGGCGTGACGATCGATCGGATGTTCTCGAATTTCTACACTAGTGAAATGAGTACAGAGGTCGATGAATTGGCCACCCATTTCGCTATGATGGCACAGACCCCGGATGCACCAACAGAGGAAATGCTGCTTAAATTCGCCGATTTCTCCAATGTCAGCATCTTCTACGTTAATAAAGATGGGAAGGTGCAGGATTACTCCGGAGAGGAAGAACTGGCTGATGCTTCGTTCATACATCAAGGAGATATCAAGACGATCTTTTCCGGCCAGACAATACGCCTGAAATATGAGTCTGCGAGTGGTAATCGTTACTTTGTAACAGCGAAGCCGATTGTCAAGGAACAGGCGGGAGAGAGTCAGGTTATGTCGGCGCTTTATGTATTATCATCGTCCAAGCATATGGATGACTCCGTCGTAGCGATGCGCAGGCTGCTCGTCCTCTCTGGGATCGGTGCCTTTCTACTTGCGCTTGGCATTACCTGGATTGTGGCTCACCTGCTGTCCAGACCTTTACTGCAAATGCAGCAGGCGACGCGCAAGATCGCTGTTGGGGAATTGGAGACGAGGCTGAACATCTCGCGTGATGATGAGATTGGCTCTCTGGCATCGGCCATTAATAATCTGGCCGAGGATCTGCAGAATTACAGGGATACGAGGCAGGAGTTCCTTGCGAATATTTCACATGAGCTACGTACTCCGATTACCTATCTGGAGGGATATTCCAAGGTCATTAAGGAGCGGCTGTACAGTACGGAGGAAGAGCGTGATCAGTATCTGGATGTGCTCCATCAGGAAGCGAAGCGTCTCCAGCATCTCGTTGATGATTTATTCGAACTGTCGAAGATGGAGGAGGGCAAGATCAGTCTGTCACTAGAATGGATTGATCTGACCGAAGTGATCGACAATGCGGTCCATAAGCTACAATTGAAAGCGAGTGATAAGGGGCTTGCGCTCAGCACCAACTTGAATCGGAGCACTTCTTGGGTTTACGGCGATGGGCTGCGCATGGAACAGGTGATCCTCAACTTGCTGGAGAATAGTGTCCGCTATACAGAGCAAGGCGAAATCAGTATTATGTTGGATCAGACAGACAGCTATGTATTTGTGACGGTCAAAGATACAGGAATAGGCATCGCAGCTGAGGAACTTCCTTATGTATTCGAGCGCTTCTATAGAGTTGAGAAATCCCGTTCCCGTCAGCATGGAGGAACCGGTCTTGGATTATCTATCGCCAAGAAACTGGTAGAGCTGCAGGGCGGAGAAATATTTGTAAACAGCAGGCTTGGCGAAGGTACGTCCTTTGAGATTAGATTCAAGCTGGAGGAACAGGGGGGATCGATATGA
- a CDS encoding response regulator transcription factor, which translates to MSKLQILVVDDEWNMRNLLRIYLMKEGFEIKEASNGMEALAMIDKNEFDLVLLDVMMPDMDGWQVLKAIRAKSNVAVLMLTARSETKDKVYGLGIGADDYLTKPFEPEELIARVFSLIRRSVITQSSVVQEQTLDFSDFRIMPDAREIYIHDQSVDFTPKEFDLMVTLAGNQHRVYSREDLVNLIWGYDYDGDYRSVDTHVKNIREKLQRAGLAYNPIQTVWGVGYKFNADGADHAKK; encoded by the coding sequence ATGTCAAAATTGCAGATCTTAGTCGTTGATGACGAATGGAATATGCGTAACTTGCTGCGTATTTATTTAATGAAGGAAGGATTCGAGATAAAAGAAGCATCGAACGGCATGGAGGCCCTCGCGATGATCGACAAGAATGAATTTGATCTTGTTCTGCTGGACGTCATGATGCCGGATATGGATGGTTGGCAGGTATTAAAGGCGATCCGTGCGAAGAGCAATGTAGCTGTACTTATGCTGACGGCCCGTTCCGAGACGAAGGATAAGGTCTATGGTCTGGGGATTGGCGCCGATGATTATTTGACCAAGCCGTTTGAGCCGGAGGAATTGATTGCCAGGGTCTTCTCGTTGATCCGCCGTTCTGTCATTACTCAGTCTTCGGTGGTGCAGGAGCAGACGCTAGATTTTTCAGACTTCAGGATCATGCCCGATGCTCGCGAGATTTATATTCACGACCAATCGGTGGATTTTACCCCCAAGGAGTTCGATCTGATGGTTACTTTAGCAGGGAATCAGCACCGGGTATACAGCCGGGAGGATCTCGTCAACCTGATCTGGGGGTATGATTATGACGGCGATTACCGCTCGGTAGATACCCATGTCAAAAATATTCGTGAGAAGCTGCAGAGGGCTGGATTAGCCTACAACCCGATTCAGACGGTGTGGGGAGTAGGTTATAAATTCAATGCAGACGGTGCGGACCATGCTAAAAAATAA
- a CDS encoding DUF2933 domain-containing protein, with protein sequence MEWSWLLVLVCPLMMIFMMFGMKGTHAHGHGHGRGQALHSNVDQGVQQQLSELREQNEQLRKEVDKLSRNSM encoded by the coding sequence ATGGAGTGGTCTTGGTTACTTGTATTGGTCTGTCCCTTGATGATGATATTCATGATGTTCGGCATGAAGGGCACGCACGCGCACGGACATGGTCATGGACGTGGGCAAGCTTTGCATTCAAACGTAGATCAGGGAGTGCAGCAGCAGTTAAGTGAACTGCGGGAACAGAACGAACAGCTCCGCAAAGAGGTTGACAAGCTGTCACGAAACTCGATGTAG